Within the Vagococcus carniphilus genome, the region AGTTTCTGAAAATGGAGGGCCGGTAAATACAAATGAAGCTTATCCTAAATTTAGATTAACCCGGTTTAATGATCCTGCTGATTTAACAGCAAGAGGAGAGTCTTTATTCACAGCTGGAAATGGTGGAGTGAATGATACACAAAGTCGAGTGGAACAAAGAATGTTAGAAGCTTCAAATGTCGATATGGTGGATGAAATGACTACTTTAATGCAAACCGCTAGAGAGTTTGAAATCAATCAAAAAGCACTACACGCATCAGATGAAACATTAAGAAAATTAACTAATGAGATAGGTCGAGCTTAACTAAGCTCGACCTTTAAGAAGGGAAGTAAACCATGAATAGTTCTCTATCTATCAGCAGAAGTGGTTTAAAAGGATTGCAAACACATTTAGATATCACTTCAAATAATATTGCTAATGTAAATACAATCGGTTTTAAGCAAAAAAATACTAATTTTTATGAGTTACTAAGAAATGATGTAGCTGGACAAAATGGTCCATTACCAAATGGTGTATCACGAGGAATGAAAGCAACTCAAGGTCAATTTAATATGACTCAAGGAAGCTTTATTGCAGGTAGTAATCCATTTGATTTAGCAATTTCTGGAGAAGGAATGTTTGGTATTAGATTGCCAGATAATCAATTAGCTTATACAAGAGATGGCAGTTTTGCATTTGATCAAAATGGTGTTTTAAGAAATGCATCTGGCAATCGTGTGGAAATGACTCTGAATGTTCCAAAGAATAATTGGCCAAAGGGAGAGCCTTATGTGCGTGAAGATGGTCAAGTAAGGATTGGTAATGTTTTAGTTGGAGAGATTCCTGTTTTTGATGATGCCAATAGTTCTCAATTAATTGAAGTAGGAGAAAATCAATGGGTCTTGCCTCAAGGTCAAGCAGCTGCTAAACTAGCTAACCCTGTGATTAAACAACATTTTTTAGAAGGTTCTAATGTAGAATTAGCAGAATCAATGTCAGATATGATTGTCACTCAAAGAGCTTATTCTATGAATGCTAAAGTTTTACAAGCAACAGATGAAATGATGCAACGAATTAACGAATACAAACAATAGAAGGATGCGAATAAAATGATCAGGTTAGCTAATGTTTATAAGAAATATACTGAAGATAATACTGCTTTGGAAAATATTTCATTAAAAGTTGATCAAGGTGAATTTCTTTATTTAGTAGGTCCAAGTGGAGCAGGTAAATCAACGCTCATAAAACTTTTGACCTGTGAGGAACGCTTGACAAGAGGTTTTTTAAAGATAGGTAACGTTGATTTACTGAAGCTACCTGATCAACATGTTCCTGAACTTAGGAGGCAACTGGGAGTTGTACCTCAAGATATATTTTTATTAGACCATCTAACAGTTTATAAAAATTTAGCTTATACGCTTCAAGCGATTGAAGTTGAAAGAAAAAAAATTAAAGAAAAAGTATTAGCAGCTTTAGAAAAAGTTGGCATGCTCCAATTTAAAAATGCTTATCCAAATCAACTATCGATTGGCCAACAACAAAAAATTGTTATTGCAAGAGCGATTGTCAATGATCCTAAAATTATACTAGCAGATGAACCAACAGGAAATATGGATAACAAGTCTGCTATAGAAATCATGAAGATTTTATACAAATTAAACCAGAGTGGTACGACAATCTTAATGGCAACACATAATTCGACAATTGTTAATACATTACGATACCGAGTTTTAGAAATAAACCATGGTAGAATCATCCGTGATCAGGCTGAAGGATCTTATGGATTAGCAACTGATTACAGAGATGTGTTTGTTATTTAATTTTATAGTATTTGTTATTTTATTTTAAAATACCCTCTTAAATAAAATGATTTTTTTCCGATAGAACTATTGGAAGAATAATTTAAGAAAGGGTGTTTTTAATGAAAAAGAAAGGTGCAAATAAAAAGAAATCTCTTGGACCTTTGATTATCAGCTTTATTATTGGAATTGGTTTGATTCCAGTCATCATTGTGTTATTTCTAAATATTAATGTTATGACAACTTTGATTGACAATCGTATTGCTTTAGAGGAAAAAAATGGCACTAGGCGAATTGCTGATCGAATCGAAGCAACTCGTTTGGGTGTTGAAAGTGCTCTCAAAGCTTTAGCAGATGAACCAGAAATTAAACTGATGAAAGATGCATATGATAGTAGAGAGATAGCAAGACGTTCTTTGCGACTTGTTAATGATTCAGATGAAAGTTTTGAACAGATTTATTATGCACCAATTGGAAAGACTATTGTTTCTTCTAAAGGAAGAGACGCTAAATTTAATGAATATGAAAAAAGACCATGGTATGTTAATGCATTAGAAAATCCAAATAAACTTGTTTGGTCTGATCCAGATCCAGATATTAAAACAGGTAAAGTAACAATGACTGTTTCAACTGTCATTACGAGTGAGAATCGTCCAGCAGGTGTTCTAGCTGTTGATATCAATTTATCTCAAATAGCTCAAGTAGTTAGGGATAGCAAAATTGGTGATACTGGCTACATGATGTTAACAACAAAAGATGGTGTTGTTTTAGGATCTGGTATTAAAGCTAATGAAGGTAAAGATATTTCAGATACAGATTTCTTTAAAAACAAAGCTTCAACAGAAGGTGTTATAAAAAACATTGATGAAACAGCCTATTCTATGACGACTAAAAATGGTTTAGTATTATTTTCAGGTGTTGAAAAAAATGAACTTGCTAAAGAGCGTAACAGTTTATTTAAAGTATCTGGTTTAGTTATTTTGATTTGGGGAGTATTAGCTTTAGTATTAGCTCTTGTGATTACCAAAACAATTATCAATGCAGCTAAACTGTTAGTTAAATCCTTTAAAAAAGCTTCTGAAGGTGATTTAACTTCCAAAATCACTAACATTAGAAATATTGATGATAAGAAAACCAGAAAATTTGTTGTTCTTGATAAGGTTCTTGGTGACGGAACCATTAAAGAAGATGGCAATGAAGTCGATCAAATTGCCACAGCATTTAATGATATGTTAACTGGTTTTGCTAATTTAGTTGAAGGAATTCAGCTAGAGAGTAATGAAATTTCTGAAATGGCAGCTTCATTATCTGATATTTCAAAACAAACAACCTCTTCCACAGAAGAAGTATCAGAAACGATTACAGGAATTGCTCAAGCAACAAGTTCACAAGCGGTTGATGCTGAAAAAACAGTAGATGAAATGAATCAATTAGCTTCTGTTATTGATTCAATCCATAAATCAGCTCTAGACATGAATGATAATACGGATCAAGCAGCAGTTGTTAATAAAGAAAATTCTGAATTAATGGTCAAGGTATCAGATAACTGGGAAATTGAGCGAACCAAATTAGGTGAGTTAGTTATTAGTATGGGTAGTATGAATAATGATATTCAAAATATTAATAAAATAATCCAAGTAATTACAGATATTTCTTCTCAGACTAATTTGTTAGCACTTAACGCTTCAATTGAAGCAGCTCGTGCAGGTGAAGCTGGAAAAGGATTTGCTGTTGTAGCTGAAGAAGTTAGAAAATTAGCTGAACAGAGTTCTAAATCAACTAAAGATATTGAAAAGATTGTCTTAGAAATTCAACAAAAATCAGATGACATGGTTTCACAAGTGAAGAATTCTTATGATGGCGGCGTTAAACAAACGGAAGTTATTAACCTAGCAATTACTTCTGCTGAGGAAGTAACGAATCAGTTTGAAATCTTAGCTGGACGTATCAGATCAATTGATGCCCTAAGTAAACGTGTTAAAGGCCAAAAAGATTCAGTTCTATTGTCCGTTGAAAATATCTCTGCTTCGACTGAAGAAAATTCTGCAGGGACAGAAGAGGTATCTGCAAATGCAGAAGAGATACTAGCAACAATGGAAGAATTCACAAATAATATCGGGTCGTTAGAACAAATTGCAGAAATTTTAGAGATTCAGGCGAACGGATTTATTATTAAAAAATAAGTACTAGAATCATTCAATTAAGCAGACGATAAGGAATTGAATTTGAAACAATTCTTTCCTTAATCGTATGCTATATTTCCATAACTTAAAAAAATAATTCAATTAGACTATTAACTCTTCATCCAAAACTGACGATAATCTATTGGAATTATTATTTTAAAGGAGATGTTTGGATGAAGAAGGAAAGAAACAAGTCTATCGGCCCTTATATCATTGGATTTATAGTGGCAATTGGGCTTTTACCTGTTTTAGTTGTCTTATTTTTAAATATGAGGTTGATGATTAATACCATTGATAACCGCATTAGCGTGGAGTCAAAAAATAGTATTAGTCGTGTGCAAAATCGTATTGAAGGTATTCAAGACACAGCTGAAAAAGCAACAGATGAAATTAGTAAGAATGAATTATTAAGACAGCCCGTTGATACACCAGAAGAACGCCTTGCTGTTGAAGGATTATTAAAAATGATTCGTAATACAGATGCGACATTTGGTGATATTTACTTTGCTCCAAAAGGGCATGCAATTGTTTCAAGTATTGGAGTTAATACTGAAGTTGCTAAATATAGTAACCGTGATTGGTATACAAAAGCTTTGGAAGATCCTAAAGTCGTTCATTTGTCAAAACCGACTGCTGATATTAATACAGGGGAAATTATTATGACCCTTTCTAAAGCAGTTTTATCAAACAACGAATTTATGGGTGTTCTTGCGATCGATATTAATATGGAAGAAATCTCAAAAATAATTAACAATACTAAAATTGGTCGTTCTGGAAGAATGATCTTGTTAACTCAAGATGGTGATATTTTAGGTTCAGGTGATCCAAAAGAAAGAAATACAAATGCTAAAGATCAACCTTTTTTCCAACAAATTACGAAGAAAAAAGGAGATATTAAAACTAAGACAGGCCATTCTCATTACATTCAAACAGAAGATGGTTTGATTATTGTTGCTGGTATCATTAATAAAGAGTTCCAAGTCGAAAAAGAAGCAATGATGAAAATTTCAGCTATTGTAACTGTGACATGGGGACTTCTTGCTATTGTAATTGCACTATTTATTACAAAACAAATTATTAAAGTAGCAAAAGTTTTAGTAAATTCTTTTGAAAAAGCAAGTAAAGGTGATTTGAGAGCCAAAGTTACTAACCTTAGAGGTGTTGAATATGCTGAGGGCGCTGAGAAGAGCCAATCGAAACTTCATAACCTATTTGGAACTGGTGAAGTAAAAGAGCATGGAACAGAGATTAATCAAATTGTGGTTGCCTTTAATAACATGTTAGATGGCTTTGCTAAACTCGTTAAAAATATTCAAGGTGAGAGTAATCAAATTGCTGATATGAGTATTTCATTATCGGATATTTCAAAACAAACAAATTCTGCAACAGAAGAAGTATCAGAAACAATCACTGGTATTGCTCAAGCAACAAGTTCTCAAGCCATTGATGCAGAAAAAACAGTGACTCAAATGAACGAGTTAGGTTC harbors:
- a CDS encoding flagellar hook-basal body protein; the protein is MNSSLSISRSGLKGLQTHLDITSNNIANVNTIGFKQKNTNFYELLRNDVAGQNGPLPNGVSRGMKATQGQFNMTQGSFIAGSNPFDLAISGEGMFGIRLPDNQLAYTRDGSFAFDQNGVLRNASGNRVEMTLNVPKNNWPKGEPYVREDGQVRIGNVLVGEIPVFDDANSSQLIEVGENQWVLPQGQAAAKLANPVIKQHFLEGSNVELAESMSDMIVTQRAYSMNAKVLQATDEMMQRINEYKQ
- a CDS encoding cell division ATP-binding protein FtsE yields the protein MIRLANVYKKYTEDNTALENISLKVDQGEFLYLVGPSGAGKSTLIKLLTCEERLTRGFLKIGNVDLLKLPDQHVPELRRQLGVVPQDIFLLDHLTVYKNLAYTLQAIEVERKKIKEKVLAALEKVGMLQFKNAYPNQLSIGQQQKIVIARAIVNDPKIILADEPTGNMDNKSAIEIMKILYKLNQSGTTILMATHNSTIVNTLRYRVLEINHGRIIRDQAEGSYGLATDYRDVFVI
- a CDS encoding methyl-accepting chemotaxis protein; its protein translation is MKKKGANKKKSLGPLIISFIIGIGLIPVIIVLFLNINVMTTLIDNRIALEEKNGTRRIADRIEATRLGVESALKALADEPEIKLMKDAYDSREIARRSLRLVNDSDESFEQIYYAPIGKTIVSSKGRDAKFNEYEKRPWYVNALENPNKLVWSDPDPDIKTGKVTMTVSTVITSENRPAGVLAVDINLSQIAQVVRDSKIGDTGYMMLTTKDGVVLGSGIKANEGKDISDTDFFKNKASTEGVIKNIDETAYSMTTKNGLVLFSGVEKNELAKERNSLFKVSGLVILIWGVLALVLALVITKTIINAAKLLVKSFKKASEGDLTSKITNIRNIDDKKTRKFVVLDKVLGDGTIKEDGNEVDQIATAFNDMLTGFANLVEGIQLESNEISEMAASLSDISKQTTSSTEEVSETITGIAQATSSQAVDAEKTVDEMNQLASVIDSIHKSALDMNDNTDQAAVVNKENSELMVKVSDNWEIERTKLGELVISMGSMNNDIQNINKIIQVITDISSQTNLLALNASIEAARAGEAGKGFAVVAEEVRKLAEQSSKSTKDIEKIVLEIQQKSDDMVSQVKNSYDGGVKQTEVINLAITSAEEVTNQFEILAGRIRSIDALSKRVKGQKDSVLLSVENISASTEENSAGTEEVSANAEEILATMEEFTNNIGSLEQIAEILEIQANGFIIKK
- a CDS encoding methyl-accepting chemotaxis protein; the protein is MKKERNKSIGPYIIGFIVAIGLLPVLVVLFLNMRLMINTIDNRISVESKNSISRVQNRIEGIQDTAEKATDEISKNELLRQPVDTPEERLAVEGLLKMIRNTDATFGDIYFAPKGHAIVSSIGVNTEVAKYSNRDWYTKALEDPKVVHLSKPTADINTGEIIMTLSKAVLSNNEFMGVLAIDINMEEISKIINNTKIGRSGRMILLTQDGDILGSGDPKERNTNAKDQPFFQQITKKKGDIKTKTGHSHYIQTEDGLIIVAGIINKEFQVEKEAMMKISAIVTVTWGLLAIVIALFITKQIIKVAKVLVNSFEKASKGDLRAKVTNLRGVEYAEGAEKSQSKLHNLFGTGEVKEHGTEINQIVVAFNNMLDGFAKLVKNIQGESNQIADMSISLSDISKQTNSATEEVSETITGIAQATSSQAIDAEKTVTQMNELGSTIEVINQSAVNMNEKALEANDDNRNNSSLMHHVHENWELERNKLKALVDDMGVMNGDIQNINKIIQVITDISTQTNLLALNASIEAARAGEAGKGFAVVAEEVRKLAEQSSESTKDIEAIIAEIQLKSNQMVNQVTDSYEGGMKQTEAINNAIDSTNKVTGQFENIIQEIQAIDMLSQEVKNQKDSVMFAVENISASTQENAAGTEEVSANAEEILATMEEFTANIHSLEQIAESLKKQANSFDI